The DNA segment AAAGGATAGCTGCAATCAACAATACCGCATCTGCACCGAAAGTCCGTGCGAGATATATTTGGTAAGAGTCAATGATAAACTCCTTACACAATAAGGGTAACGAGACTTGCTGACGCACCAAGCGCAGATTATCAAAACTACCTTGAAAGAACTTCTCATCAGTAAGAACAGACAGACAAGCTGCACCACCTTTTTGGTAAGATTGAGCGATCGCCACTGGATCAAAATCTAACCGAATAATCCCGCGACTCGGTGATGCTTTTTTTACTTCAGCTATTAAACTAGGCTTATGAGAATTATCTTGCAAAGCCTTCAAAAAATCTCGCACGGGCGGCGCAATAGTTAACTGCTGTTGCAGTGTAACTAAAGGTAATTCCTGTTGTAATTGCGTAACTTCTTGTTGTTTATGCAACACAATCTCTTGAAGAATGTGGCGAGGCGGGGCAATTTGGTTAGTCATAGATGGGAACTGTTGACTGTTGACTTTGTGTATATTTTTGCACCACATTTTTGATCATCATTAAACCAACTTCTCCAGCTAGAGTCATGATTGATTCTGGATGAAACTGGACGGCGGCGATAGGTAGTGTCTGATGTTCAATCGCCATAATCACCTCATCATCAGAAATCGCTGTCACCTTCAGTTCTTTTGGTAAGCGTTGTGATAGTGCAAATAATGAATGATATCTCCCGACTGTAAAAGATTCGGGCAAATCTTGAAACATCACAGAATCGGGTGCTGTAACAAAAATCCGCGAAGATTTACCATGTTGGGGATAATTCAATACTCCCAATTCTCCACCGAAAGCTTCCACAATACCTTGCAGTCCTAAACAGACACCAAACAGAGGTATTTGGCGACGGACGCAGGCGGCGACGGTTTCC comes from the Nostoc sp. PCC 7120 = FACHB-418 genome and includes:
- the trpC gene encoding indole-3-glycerol phosphate synthase TrpC, which translates into the protein MTNQIAPPRHILQEIVLHKQQEVTQLQQELPLVTLQQQLTIAPPVRDFLKALQDNSHKPSLIAEVKKASPSRGIIRLDFDPVAIAQSYQKGGAACLSVLTDEKFFQGSFDNLRLVRQQVSLPLLCKEFIIDSYQIYLARTFGADAVLLIAAILSDEELQEFLKLIHELGMTALVEVHTLAELDRVLKLKDLRLLGINNRNLEDFTVDLKITQQLLSQRQQEIENLNLTIASESGIYTPADLSFVAGVGARAVLVGESLVKQTDVEEATRSLLVA